In SAR324 cluster bacterium, the following are encoded in one genomic region:
- a CDS encoding type II secretion system protein GspG, giving the protein MRLKKGFTLMEILLSLGVLSVLTAVIMPMGTKVLNQTNVTGTQDRILLLEQGLLSYFRDMGKLPNDTYGTSNTGLDQLITNVGNVTPYYGPYVTSSTLKDSWNQRYVYDRIDGGDTVQTTSVTPYWAIEASVAVLASNGANHALDNQVGTHWILQKENSDDMVYPVSTRIIQHRYLKHTISQISAAMEYSGLETVQKMKDRYGLRVASSNPKNPNEAPDAMIELFNQLSSTSIADRYTKFMYPTNAFLKLEKKENGDPKYTDPEIAVILAEAGVSGSKISKFKVQCNAVTSLECPAIFLQIFFDLHTSKDLWGKPLLWDRTNYQFYSSGPNRTNDSLAANTDDIPGWY; this is encoded by the coding sequence ATGCGTTTGAAAAAAGGGTTTACATTGATGGAAATATTGCTGAGTCTGGGGGTCTTGTCCGTCCTGACAGCAGTGATTATGCCCATGGGTACAAAAGTATTGAATCAGACTAATGTGACGGGAACACAAGACAGAATCCTACTTTTGGAACAAGGATTGCTGAGTTATTTCAGAGATATGGGGAAATTACCAAATGATACTTACGGAACGTCCAACACAGGGTTGGATCAACTCATCACCAATGTCGGCAATGTGACGCCCTATTATGGTCCATATGTGACCAGCAGTACGCTGAAAGACAGTTGGAACCAACGGTATGTTTATGACCGGATTGATGGTGGTGATACTGTCCAGACAACGTCTGTGACACCCTATTGGGCAATCGAGGCCAGTGTGGCAGTGCTTGCGTCCAATGGAGCAAATCATGCTTTGGATAATCAGGTCGGCACGCATTGGATTCTGCAAAAAGAAAACAGTGATGATATGGTCTACCCTGTTTCAACACGGATTATCCAGCATCGTTATCTGAAGCATACCATTAGTCAAATCAGTGCCGCCATGGAATATTCAGGACTGGAAACAGTTCAGAAAATGAAAGACCGCTATGGTTTAAGAGTTGCGTCTTCAAATCCTAAAAATCCCAATGAAGCCCCCGATGCCATGATTGAGCTGTTCAATCAACTTTCCAGCACTTCAATTGCAGATCGCTATACCAAATTCATGTATCCCACCAATGCGTTTCTCAAACTCGAGAAAAAAGAGAACGGAGATCCCAAATATACGGATCCTGAGATTGCGGTAATTTTGGCAGAAGCCGGAGTGAGCGGCAGCAAGATCAGTAAATTTAAAGTACAGTGCAACGCCGTAACATCGTTGGAATGTCCCGCTATTTTCCTTCAAATCTTTTTTGATCTCCACACCTCAAAAGATCTTTGGGGAAAACCGTTGCTGTGGGATCGTACCAATTATCAATTTTATAGTTCGGGTCCAAACAGGACCAATGACAGTTTAGCGGCAAACACGGATGACATCCCAGGTTGGTATTAA
- the groES gene encoding co-chaperone GroES, with protein MIRPMQDRVVIKRVVAEEKTASGLFIPDSAKEKPQEGEVIAVGKGKRQTNGERIAPGVSKGDRVLFSKYAGTEIKFDGVEYLIMREDDLLGVIVK; from the coding sequence ATGATTCGACCAATGCAAGATCGAGTTGTGATTAAGCGTGTCGTTGCTGAAGAAAAAACCGCAAGTGGTCTCTTCATTCCCGATTCTGCCAAAGAAAAACCACAGGAAGGCGAAGTGATCGCCGTCGGCAAAGGCAAACGTCAAACTAATGGTGAGCGTATTGCCCCGGGCGTGAGCAAGGGTGATCGTGTTTTGTTCAGTAAATACGCTGGCACCGAAATCAAATTTGACGGTGTAGAATATCTGATCATGCGCGAAGATGATCTGTTGGGCGTGATTGTAAAATAA
- a CDS encoding type II secretion system protein GspG codes for MKKTTKTQQRRWGFSLMEVMVSLGVISILAGTMAPITSMVNDTVKSSNTKKEVFNLEASLQSYYKDEGRFPANLIDLVIDPTVPPAVSTWKGPYASGSTTSIKRDAWGNDYIYTPDPAVMYKATLKSNGPDGKPSTSDDLTYMISAKTVYDKAKDKVIDDNTTLMNAGLGQIPLFDELVDNNNCSVSNFLSIPTTAIKIKASIANATEWINLRAKCGTNCAADKHCPSAFMEMFQSIPARDAWGNFMSWDVNERHFYSRGPDGKTSTAAEKLDDIHPAY; via the coding sequence ATGAAAAAAACAACGAAGACACAACAACGACGATGGGGTTTTTCCTTAATGGAAGTCATGGTTTCACTTGGCGTCATTTCTATTCTGGCTGGAACCATGGCACCGATCACTTCCATGGTGAATGACACCGTTAAAAGTTCCAACACCAAGAAAGAAGTGTTCAACCTCGAAGCCTCGTTGCAAAGTTATTACAAGGACGAAGGCCGGTTTCCCGCCAATCTGATAGATCTGGTGATTGATCCCACCGTTCCACCTGCTGTCAGTACATGGAAAGGTCCCTATGCGTCAGGTTCCACCACCAGTATTAAGAGGGATGCCTGGGGAAATGACTATATCTACACTCCTGATCCTGCAGTGATGTACAAGGCAACACTCAAATCGAACGGCCCCGATGGAAAGCCCAGCACTTCCGATGACCTGACTTATATGATTTCAGCCAAAACTGTTTATGACAAGGCCAAGGATAAAGTGATTGATGACAATACAACACTGATGAACGCTGGTTTAGGCCAGATTCCTCTGTTTGACGAACTGGTGGATAACAATAACTGTTCTGTTTCCAATTTCCTAAGCATTCCGACAACTGCTATTAAAATTAAAGCAAGCATTGCCAATGCAACGGAATGGATCAATTTAAGAGCAAAATGCGGAACAAACTGTGCCGCTGATAAACATTGTCCTTCCGCATTCATGGAAATGTTTCAGTCTATCCCGGCCAGAGACGCCTGGGGGAATTTCATGAGCTGGGATGTGAATGAACGTCATTTTTATAGTCGGGGACCCGATGGTAAAACATCCACCGCGGCAGAAAAACTGGATGACATTCATCCGGCATACTGA
- a CDS encoding pentapeptide repeat-containing protein: MWSAPDPVKELPPGQCQNPKPYTDLTHCRFSSRSALKNKDLRGVNLSRQNLNRFDLQNANLQDAILEKTELRYANLRGANLQNANLTGAQLDSSIWRKALLYTAKMHNVSALGMDMSGVNLSKADLTGAFLYGADFTGSIMDHANLRRAVLDEANLTEANMNSADLRETSLQFTTLEMADLHDARLEHAKLLLVNIENTNFQNTRGIPEWITKGMDEQGIHRNSILEQSIRDGFRKLQGVDLSGADMVGLNLNYADLSYANLEYTDLEGTTLKGANLRGTNLKGANLKNVDMTGAFLDEANLDYANMQNIQGISDSVKEMFAQ, translated from the coding sequence GTGTGGTCCGCACCGGATCCCGTCAAGGAACTTCCTCCTGGGCAATGTCAAAATCCAAAACCATACACGGATTTAACCCATTGCCGGTTCTCTTCCCGTTCCGCTCTGAAAAATAAAGATTTGAGAGGTGTGAATCTTTCCCGACAAAACTTGAATCGTTTTGATTTGCAAAACGCTAATCTTCAGGATGCCATACTTGAAAAAACAGAGTTGCGTTATGCAAATCTTAGAGGGGCGAACCTGCAAAATGCCAATCTGACAGGCGCACAGTTAGACAGTTCCATCTGGAGAAAAGCTTTGCTGTATACCGCAAAAATGCATAATGTTTCAGCGTTAGGCATGGACATGTCCGGTGTCAATTTGTCCAAAGCCGATCTGACAGGTGCTTTTTTATATGGTGCGGACTTTACAGGATCCATTATGGATCATGCCAATCTTCGTCGAGCTGTGCTGGATGAAGCGAATCTGACGGAGGCGAATATGAATAGTGCTGATTTGAGAGAAACATCTTTACAATTCACGACTCTCGAAATGGCTGATCTGCATGACGCCCGTCTGGAACACGCCAAGTTACTGTTGGTCAATATTGAAAATACTAATTTTCAGAATACCCGTGGTATTCCCGAATGGATTACTAAAGGAATGGATGAACAGGGAATTCACCGTAACAGCATTCTGGAACAATCTATCCGGGATGGTTTTCGAAAATTACAGGGGGTGGATTTGTCAGGTGCGGATATGGTGGGGCTGAATCTGAACTATGCGGATCTTTCCTATGCGAACCTTGAGTACACTGATCTGGAAGGTACCACGTTGAAAGGCGCGAATTTGCGTGGAACCAATTTGAAAGGCGCCAATCTGAAAAATGTGGATATGACAGGAGCTTTTCTGGATGAGGCAAATCTCGATTATGCCAACATGCAGAATATTCAGGGTATTTCTGACTCCGTGAAAGAAATGTTTGCACAATAA
- a CDS encoding methyl-accepting chemotaxis protein yields MQIKIRWKIMILSFTMVLMAVVSIGVYVIEHKRNIEAAQIAVFHKEETEKRKRELIDVTNVAISALKAAYSQANDEQRLRLRTESQLTSVIDVIYAAIESRYQQALEDKKNKKAQENAQQDILQYLNKLRFGPQNNDYVWVHNFDRKNTDQIKMLMHPTVPALNGKSISEYTYASGDRKGQLVRAAGVTENIGFFIQMNRVVAQNGKGFVSYEWPRPTEKGLTDYQPKLSYVRLFEPWGWVIGTGAYMSALESETQQDVLRMIRDFRYGENNKEYFWIHETSPEHPDKATVLMHPVTPSLEGQNMAEYRFAQGPRKGELVYARGEGPRTQFFVKMNQLALKHGEGFVEYDWFLPNDREFQKLTTKLSYVKWFEPWKWTVGTGVYMDDIQKAVNQRYEDLDKDVNELIQTIVVAGLVVLILGYLAILWFSRSITQPIRLLMDTLKINTNGDLTQRMNIQTRDEFSELGNIFNGFIHHLSDMIRQIAGVAQRLNSSADGVTEEAHQMISRTETVKTQASAILNSASDMTKNITTMVAASEQSSVNITSVTANVEQLSSSVATVAAAAEEAAANMTDINNNVLSISRNIKTVSEAVANMSNALVNITDHTRDASSASSQADQHARETLQAMQKLGETATKIGSVIKLISTISSQTNMLALNATIEAASAGEAGKGFAVVASEVKSLAQQTAEANNQIADDIEHIQQLTQLSLKRTQGVGEIIKQVVEINQSISKSTAEQSQNAVQIAASVGELTESSKISALNVQEASQGLKEITRSVAEASVAAREASRSLSESSVGIREIARSTTVMERSVKTVYDSIQHIQNDIENMAQSVHQNEDQAEVVAQDSRDLGNIVGFFQIEDSPANPEPVTISGKAPQKLSAPESPSKKLLT; encoded by the coding sequence ATGCAAATAAAAATCCGCTGGAAAATCATGATCCTGAGTTTTACTATGGTCTTAATGGCCGTCGTGTCCATCGGGGTGTATGTGATCGAACACAAACGAAACATTGAAGCCGCTCAAATCGCTGTTTTTCACAAGGAAGAAACGGAAAAACGGAAACGTGAACTGATTGACGTGACCAACGTTGCCATTTCCGCCTTAAAAGCAGCCTATAGTCAGGCTAATGATGAGCAACGTCTTCGACTCAGAACAGAAAGCCAGCTCACATCGGTCATTGACGTGATTTATGCCGCTATCGAAAGCCGCTACCAGCAGGCACTGGAGGATAAGAAAAACAAAAAAGCACAGGAGAACGCACAGCAGGATATTCTGCAATATCTCAACAAATTACGGTTTGGCCCCCAGAATAACGATTATGTATGGGTGCATAATTTTGACAGAAAAAATACAGATCAGATCAAAATGCTCATGCATCCGACGGTTCCCGCTTTAAACGGAAAATCCATTTCAGAATATACCTATGCTTCAGGCGACCGTAAAGGCCAGCTTGTGCGAGCCGCAGGTGTCACAGAAAATATTGGATTTTTTATTCAGATGAACCGGGTTGTCGCACAAAATGGCAAAGGCTTTGTCAGCTACGAATGGCCGAGACCTACCGAAAAAGGACTGACGGATTATCAGCCGAAACTGAGTTATGTGCGGTTGTTTGAACCCTGGGGCTGGGTCATTGGGACTGGCGCCTATATGAGCGCGCTCGAATCAGAAACCCAACAGGACGTTCTACGGATGATCCGTGATTTTAGATATGGAGAAAACAACAAGGAATATTTCTGGATTCATGAAACGTCCCCGGAACATCCTGACAAGGCCACCGTTCTGATGCATCCGGTCACCCCGTCGCTTGAAGGACAGAACATGGCAGAATACCGGTTTGCCCAGGGCCCCAGAAAAGGTGAGCTGGTCTATGCCCGCGGAGAGGGCCCCAGAACCCAGTTCTTTGTAAAAATGAATCAACTGGCGTTGAAACATGGCGAAGGATTTGTAGAGTATGACTGGTTTTTACCCAATGACCGTGAGTTCCAGAAACTTACGACCAAACTGAGCTATGTGAAATGGTTTGAGCCATGGAAATGGACCGTAGGGACAGGGGTTTACATGGACGATATTCAAAAAGCGGTGAATCAGCGTTATGAAGATCTGGACAAGGATGTCAATGAACTCATTCAAACAATAGTTGTCGCGGGTCTTGTTGTGCTGATCCTGGGATATTTGGCGATTCTCTGGTTTTCAAGAAGCATCACACAACCCATCCGTCTGCTGATGGATACTTTAAAAATCAACACCAACGGTGATCTGACACAGCGCATGAATATTCAGACACGGGATGAATTCAGTGAGTTAGGCAACATATTCAATGGTTTTATTCACCATTTGTCAGATATGATTCGTCAGATTGCCGGAGTAGCGCAACGTCTGAATTCTTCTGCCGATGGAGTGACAGAGGAAGCACACCAGATGATCTCGCGTACTGAAACCGTCAAGACACAGGCCTCGGCAATTTTAAATTCAGCCAGTGACATGACTAAAAATATCACTACGATGGTAGCAGCTTCTGAGCAGTCTTCGGTGAATATCACCTCTGTCACAGCAAATGTGGAACAGCTCAGTTCCAGTGTCGCCACTGTTGCCGCGGCGGCAGAAGAAGCCGCGGCCAACATGACAGACATCAATAACAATGTTCTGAGCATTTCCAGAAACATCAAAACTGTTTCAGAGGCGGTTGCCAACATGTCAAATGCTCTTGTCAACATCACCGATCATACCCGGGACGCCTCAAGTGCCTCAAGTCAGGCGGATCAGCACGCACGTGAAACATTACAGGCCATGCAGAAGCTCGGGGAAACCGCCACGAAAATTGGCAGTGTGATCAAACTCATCAGCACCATTTCCTCCCAGACCAACATGCTCGCCTTGAACGCTACGATCGAAGCCGCCAGTGCGGGTGAAGCAGGAAAAGGATTTGCCGTGGTGGCCTCGGAAGTTAAAAGTCTGGCACAACAAACCGCAGAGGCCAATAACCAGATTGCGGACGATATTGAACATATTCAACAATTAACCCAGTTATCACTGAAACGAACTCAGGGGGTTGGTGAAATTATCAAGCAGGTGGTGGAGATCAATCAGTCGATTTCTAAATCCACCGCAGAACAAAGTCAAAATGCGGTTCAAATTGCCGCATCGGTGGGTGAACTGACGGAATCCAGCAAAATTTCAGCACTCAATGTGCAGGAAGCCTCTCAAGGGCTGAAGGAAATCACCAGGTCAGTGGCTGAAGCCTCTGTCGCGGCCAGAGAGGCCTCCCGGAGTCTGTCAGAAAGTTCTGTTGGTATTCGTGAAATAGCCCGTTCCACAACAGTCATGGAACGTTCTGTCAAAACTGTCTATGATAGCATTCAACATATCCAGAATGACATTGAAAACATGGCACAGAGTGTCCATCAAAACGAAGACCAGGCTGAGGTAGTGGCACAAGATTCCAGGGATCTTGGCAATATCGTGGGATTCTTTCAGATAGAAGATTCTCCGGCAAATCCTGAACCGGTGACTATTTCCGGAAAAGCGCCACAGAAACTATCGGCACCGGAGTCACCTTCCAAAAAACTCCTCACCTGA
- the groL gene encoding chaperonin GroEL (60 kDa chaperone family; promotes refolding of misfolded polypeptides especially under stressful conditions; forms two stacked rings of heptamers to form a barrel-shaped 14mer; ends can be capped by GroES; misfolded proteins enter the barrel where they are refolded when GroES binds), whose protein sequence is MAAKEILFDEKSRKKLLSGVNQLADAVKVTLGPKGRNVVIEKSYGGPTVTKDGVTVAKEIDLKDHVENMGAKMVREVASKTSDVAGDGTTTATVLSQAMYQLGCQHITAGANPMDIKRGMDKAVIAVVKKLKEISKPISSSKEVAQVASISANNDREIGEILSSAMDKVGKDGVVTVEEAKGAATTLEVVEGMQFDRGYLSPHFITDAERMEVVLESPNILLVDKKVSSLQELIPILEANVRTGKPLLLIAEDIEGEALAALVVNKIRGTIQAAAVKAPGFGDRRKAMLEDLAILTGATVISEETGMKLQDAQLTYLGSAAHVTIDKDNTTIIDGHGTKATIKARVSQIRAEMANTTSDYDREKLQERLAKLAGGVAVINVGAYTEVEMKEKKARVEDALHATRAAVEEGIVPGGGVALLRCLSTVAAVVDSLEGDQKSGAKLILKALEAPASQIIRNGALEPATILSEIIKNPSLSYGFDVATEEFGDLIERGVIDPTKVTRSALENAASVTSLLLTTSATIFDAPKKESSAPAMDDMDY, encoded by the coding sequence ATGGCAGCAAAAGAAATTTTGTTTGATGAAAAATCCAGAAAAAAACTGCTTTCAGGCGTCAACCAACTGGCAGATGCGGTAAAAGTCACATTGGGTCCCAAAGGTCGAAACGTTGTGATTGAAAAATCCTATGGCGGACCAACTGTGACCAAGGATGGTGTCACCGTTGCAAAAGAAATTGATCTGAAGGATCACGTAGAAAACATGGGTGCCAAAATGGTCCGTGAGGTTGCTTCCAAAACATCCGATGTCGCCGGAGATGGAACAACCACAGCTACGGTCCTGTCACAGGCCATGTATCAACTTGGATGCCAGCATATCACAGCCGGAGCGAATCCGATGGATATCAAACGTGGCATGGACAAGGCGGTTATCGCTGTTGTTAAAAAACTTAAAGAAATTTCCAAACCGATTTCAAGTTCAAAGGAAGTCGCACAGGTTGCTTCAATTTCAGCAAACAATGACCGGGAAATTGGTGAGATCCTTTCTTCAGCCATGGACAAGGTTGGTAAGGATGGTGTTGTGACTGTGGAAGAAGCCAAAGGTGCCGCAACCACACTCGAAGTTGTTGAAGGAATGCAATTTGATCGTGGTTACCTTTCTCCCCATTTTATCACTGACGCAGAGCGGATGGAAGTCGTTCTGGAATCACCAAACATTCTGCTTGTTGACAAAAAAGTATCCAGTTTGCAAGAGTTGATTCCTATTCTGGAAGCCAACGTGCGCACAGGCAAACCCTTGTTGCTGATTGCCGAAGACATTGAAGGTGAAGCACTGGCTGCTCTCGTTGTGAATAAAATCCGCGGAACCATTCAGGCCGCCGCTGTGAAAGCACCGGGTTTTGGTGATCGCCGCAAAGCCATGCTGGAAGATCTGGCTATCCTCACAGGTGCCACCGTGATTTCTGAAGAAACCGGCATGAAACTTCAGGACGCACAACTTACATACCTTGGCAGTGCCGCACATGTCACCATTGATAAAGACAACACCACGATCATTGATGGACATGGTACAAAAGCAACCATCAAGGCACGCGTCAGTCAAATCAGAGCTGAAATGGCAAACACCACGTCAGATTATGACCGTGAAAAACTCCAGGAACGTCTGGCAAAACTGGCCGGCGGTGTTGCCGTGATCAACGTTGGAGCTTATACTGAAGTGGAAATGAAAGAAAAGAAAGCACGTGTGGAAGATGCTCTGCATGCAACCCGTGCCGCCGTTGAAGAAGGAATCGTTCCCGGTGGTGGCGTTGCTTTGTTACGCTGTCTCTCAACGGTAGCCGCGGTTGTTGACTCTCTTGAGGGAGATCAGAAATCCGGAGCAAAACTGATTCTGAAAGCGCTGGAAGCCCCAGCCAGCCAGATCATTCGCAATGGTGCTCTTGAACCTGCGACTATTCTGAGTGAAATCATTAAAAATCCCTCTCTTTCTTATGGCTTTGACGTAGCTACAGAAGAGTTTGGCGATCTGATTGAACGCGGTGTGATTGATCCTACCAAAGTGACTCGTTCCGCTTTGGAAAATGCGGCATCTGTTACCAGTTTGCTGTTGACCACCTCCGCGACAATATTTGACGCGCCTAAAAAAGAATCCTCTGCTCCTGCAATGGATGACATGGATTATTGA
- the fabF gene encoding beta-ketoacyl-ACP synthase II has product MRRRVVVTGLGCVCPLGNDVSTAWKQCSEGQSGISRITRFDPADFRCQIAGEVKNFVMPALIPPKEIKKMDTFIHYAIAATEQAILDSGLQISESLETEVGVSLGVGIGGLPTIESCHETLMTKGPSRITPFFLPMTLLNMSAGQISILFRARGYNACTVSACASSNHSIGNAARIIERGDAKVMITGGAEATVTPLAMGGFSAMKALSTRNDMPEKASRPYDRDRDGFVLSEGSAVLILEDLEFARARGANIYCEVTGYGFSSDAYHVTSPSTDGPARSIAMALKDAGLNPEQVDYINAHGTSTPVGDINELSAIKLALGTDAASKVSISSTKSMHGHLLGAAAALEAVLTIKAMQNSFIPPTINIENIDPECDLDVTPNSGKERGIEHAISNSFGFGGTNASLAFSKFKG; this is encoded by the coding sequence ATGAGACGACGTGTTGTAGTCACTGGACTAGGATGTGTTTGTCCTTTGGGAAATGATGTTTCAACAGCATGGAAACAATGTTCTGAGGGACAATCAGGAATCAGCAGAATTACCCGCTTTGATCCGGCAGATTTCCGCTGTCAGATTGCGGGAGAAGTTAAAAATTTTGTCATGCCTGCCCTGATTCCGCCCAAGGAAATTAAAAAAATGGATACTTTCATCCATTATGCTATTGCGGCCACAGAACAGGCTATTCTTGATTCAGGACTGCAAATCAGTGAATCTCTGGAAACCGAAGTGGGGGTTTCCCTGGGGGTTGGCATCGGAGGACTTCCTACCATTGAGTCCTGTCATGAAACCTTGATGACAAAGGGGCCATCACGGATCACTCCGTTTTTTCTACCAATGACATTGTTGAATATGTCTGCCGGGCAAATATCCATCTTGTTCCGGGCACGTGGCTACAATGCCTGCACGGTTTCGGCCTGCGCTTCGTCCAATCACTCGATTGGCAATGCTGCCAGAATTATTGAACGAGGCGATGCCAAAGTCATGATCACGGGTGGTGCTGAAGCTACCGTTACGCCGCTTGCAATGGGAGGGTTTTCAGCCATGAAGGCCTTGAGTACCCGCAATGACATGCCTGAAAAAGCCAGTCGCCCCTATGATCGGGATCGTGATGGTTTTGTCCTGTCAGAAGGTTCAGCGGTACTGATTCTTGAAGATCTTGAGTTTGCCAGGGCTCGTGGCGCGAATATTTATTGTGAAGTGACAGGCTATGGGTTCAGTTCTGATGCCTATCATGTCACATCGCCTTCAACAGACGGACCTGCCCGATCCATTGCCATGGCTCTCAAAGACGCAGGATTAAATCCGGAGCAAGTGGATTATATCAATGCGCATGGCACTTCAACACCGGTTGGTGATATCAATGAACTGAGTGCCATAAAATTAGCACTTGGAACCGATGCGGCATCAAAGGTTTCAATCAGTTCCACAAAATCCATGCATGGGCACCTGCTTGGAGCCGCTGCGGCACTTGAAGCGGTACTCACTATCAAGGCAATGCAGAATAGCTTTATACCACCCACCATTAATATTGAGAACATCGATCCGGAATGTGATCTGGACGTCACACCCAATTCCGGTAAGGAACGGGGCATTGAGCATGCAATTTCAAATTCTTTCGGATTTGGTGGAACCAATGCTTCTCTCGCTTTTTCCAAATTTAAGGGTTAG
- a CDS encoding copper chaperone PCu(A)C, protein MKTTFWAIVCVSVMLAISACSTATTQPTSAIQITNSWVRAVPPNAPASAAYMEIHNTLARDLYLLGGESDISEFVELHTVVHENDMMSMRKIDNIMIPAQGQVLLKPMSNHIMLINLKKSLAPGDQIHLTLKFQDADDLQITIPVQEKMMPSSMPPLETHEHHQMMH, encoded by the coding sequence ATGAAGACAACTTTTTGGGCGATAGTATGTGTGAGTGTGATGTTAGCCATCTCAGCTTGTTCCACAGCGACAACACAACCGACATCAGCAATCCAAATCACAAACTCATGGGTACGGGCTGTTCCTCCCAATGCACCGGCCAGTGCCGCTTATATGGAAATACACAATACCTTAGCCCGGGATCTTTATTTGCTTGGCGGAGAAAGTGATATCAGTGAGTTTGTGGAGCTACATACCGTTGTTCACGAAAACGACATGATGTCCATGCGCAAGATTGATAATATTATGATTCCAGCACAAGGCCAGGTTTTGCTCAAGCCCATGAGCAATCATATTATGCTGATCAATCTTAAAAAATCATTGGCTCCCGGAGATCAAATTCATCTAACACTCAAGTTTCAGGATGCGGACGACCTCCAAATCACCATTCCGGTTCAGGAAAAAATGATGCCTTCCAGCATGCCCCCCTTAGAGACTCATGAACATCATCAGATGATGCATTGA
- the acpP gene encoding acyl carrier protein: MDIEAKVFATISEQLGVDKSKIKLDAHFIDDLEADSLDIVELVMALEEQFEISIPDEAAEKITTVRSAVDYIKSALESK; this comes from the coding sequence ATGGATATTGAAGCAAAAGTATTTGCGACTATCAGTGAGCAATTGGGCGTTGACAAATCAAAAATCAAACTGGATGCCCACTTCATTGACGATCTGGAAGCGGATTCATTGGATATTGTAGAGTTGGTCATGGCTCTCGAAGAACAATTTGAAATATCTATTCCCGATGAAGCCGCTGAGAAAATCACTACGGTTCGTTCCGCTGTCGATTATATAAAAAGTGCGTTGGAGTCCAAATAG
- a CDS encoding SCO family protein produces MRYLILLMISLSFFVCSATAEDTLQVYRGVGGDFTLTGHNQQNVSLENYRGKVVLLTFGYTYCPDVCPLILSALKQDMIQLGSLKSGVQVLFVSVDPERDTPERLKEYVTYFDETFMGLTGSVDEIKKVGDLYRARYFREESPSIAGYFFAHTDYVYLIDQDGNVRGRFKTAHENEALLQGIQHLLKQ; encoded by the coding sequence ATGCGATATCTGATTTTGTTAATGATCTCATTGTCTTTTTTTGTCTGTTCTGCCACGGCGGAGGACACCCTTCAGGTGTATCGTGGCGTTGGGGGCGACTTCACCTTGACAGGACATAATCAGCAGAACGTAAGCCTCGAAAATTATCGTGGAAAAGTTGTCCTGCTTACCTTTGGCTACACTTATTGTCCAGATGTCTGTCCACTCATCCTGTCAGCCCTGAAACAGGATATGATCCAGTTGGGTTCCCTGAAATCAGGAGTTCAGGTATTGTTTGTTTCGGTGGATCCAGAAAGGGATACTCCCGAACGATTGAAAGAGTATGTGACATATTTTGATGAAACGTTCATGGGACTGACAGGCTCCGTTGACGAAATCAAAAAAGTGGGTGATTTGTATCGTGCCAGATATTTTCGTGAGGAAAGCCCCTCTATCGCAGGATATTTTTTTGCGCATACAGACTATGTTTATCTGATTGATCAGGACGGAAATGTCCGGGGTCGATTTAAAACGGCTCATGAAAATGAGGCCTTGTTACAAGGAATTCAACACTTGCTTAAACAATGA